From the Oceanibaculum indicum P24 genome, the window TTCAGGCAGGAAATATCGGCCCCGGTTTCCGCTGCCTTCTCGAACAGGATCTTCAGGAAGGACGGCGTGCCGGCATAGCCGGACGGGCGGATATCTTCTATCGCGCGCAGCTGCAACTCGGTCTGGCCGGTGCCCGCCGGCACCACGGCACAGCCCAGCGCGTGGGCCGCCGTCTCCAGCATCGATCCGGCCGGCGTCAGATGGTAGGAGAAGCTGTTGTGCAGGATATCGCAGGGCCGGAACCCGGCGGCATAGAGCGCGCGGGCGAAGCGCCAATAGTCCCGCCCCTGCCCTTCCGGATCATAGATCGGCCCCGGCGACATGAAGATGCGCGCCAGCGCGCTGGGCCGCTTGGCGTTCAGCCCGCCGAAGGGCGGGGCCTCCCGCTGCAGGGCGATCAGATCGCCCTTGCGGGTGACCGGCAGCGCCGCCAGCGCCTCCCGGCTGGTCACCCCTGCCGGATCGACCCTGGCCAGCAGCTTGCCGAAATAATCGGTATGGCTCTTCGCATGCGCGACAATCGCCGGCAGTCGGTCCAGCAGCTGCGCCTCGCGCAGGGCCGGATCGCGGGTCTCCAGAATATCGAAATACGCCACTATCTCGCCTTTCCCAGCCATTCTAGCCGAGCCAGCGCTTGCGCCGGCGATACTGCTTCACGTCGCGGAAGCTCTTGCGGCCGGCACCCGACAGGCCGAGGTAGAATTCCTTCACATCCTCATTGTTGCGCAGGGCATCGGCAGCGCCATCCAGCACGATCCGGCCATTTTCCAGGATGTAGCCAAAATGGGCGTAGCGCAGCGCCACATTGGTATTCTGCTCGGCCAGCAGGAAGGACACGCCCTCCTTCTCGTTCAGCTGCTTCACGATCTCGAAAATCTGCTCGACCAGCTGCGGCGCAAGGCCCATGGACGGCTCATCGAGCAGGATGATCTTCGGCCGGCTCATCAGCGCGCGGCCGATGGCGCACATCTGCTGCTCGCCGCCCGACGTATAGCCGGCCAGGCTGGTCCGCCGTTCCTTCAGGCGCGGGAAATAATGATAGACCAGCTCCAGATCGTCGGCGATGGCCTGCCTGCCTTCCTTGCGGGTATAGGCGCCGGTCAGCAGATTCTCCTCGACCGTCAGATGCTCGAAACAGTGGCGGCCTTCCATCACCTGGATAACGCCCATGCGCACCAGCGCGTCCGGTGTCAGCCCGTCGATGCGTGTGCCGTCGAAATGGACGGAACCCTTGGTGACCTCGCCGCGCTCCGCGCGCAGCAGGTTGGAAATCGATTTCAGCGTGGTGCTCTTGCCCGCCCCGTTGGCGCCCAACAGCGCGACGATGCCGCCCTGCGGCACTTCGAGGGAGACACCCTTCAGCACCAGGATCACATGGTCATAGATGACCTCGATATTGTTCACCGAGAGCAGCGCCCCGGCCGGTTCTGTGGCGGCGTCCAGTCTTTCTGCGGTTGCGCTGGTCATGGCGTCTTCCGTCATCCTCGGGAAAGAAAAGGGGGACCGCCCGCTACGGACGGTCCCCAATAGCCGATTACATCTTGCAGTCGCGCGGGGTGATGTTCTTTTCCTTCGCGTACTGCATGGCCGACGCCTCGTACATCTTGGTCAGCATCTCGCGGCGCGGGTTGATGAAGTCGGAGACATAGTTCCAGTTCTTGCCGTCCCACTGCTGGATGACGACGGCGCCGCCGCCCTCATGATCGTTGCAGGACAGCTTGATCGGCGACATCAGGCCGGTGAGGCCCAGCTTGTCGATCACTTCCTGGGTCATGTTCAGGTTCTCGAAGCCCCACTGCACCTGCTCGCCGGTCAGCGGCTTGTTGCCGAACTTGCCCTGCGCGGTGCGGATCGCCTCGACCGCGATCGCCGCATTCACCAGGCCGCGGTTGTAGAGCACCTCGCCGAAGGTGTCCTTGCCGATGCCCATGTTCTTGGCATAGAGCTGCTCGCGGATCTGCGCGTGGATCGGCGCGCCGGTGCCGGTGCCGGTGAACTGGGCCGACTTGTAGCCCTTGGCGGCAGCGCCAGCCGGCTTCACGTCAGCCTCGGAGCCCGACCACCAGATGCCGATGAACTTCTCCATCGGGAAGCCGACGGCAGCCGCTTCCTTGATGGCGGTCGCGTTCATCACGCCCCAGCCCCACATGATGACCCAGTCCGGCCGCAGCTGGCGGCCGATCTGCAGCCAGGTCGCCTTCTGCTCCAGGCCCGGATGGGCGACCGGGAACAGGTTCAGGCTGTAGCCTTCCTGCTTGCCCAGCGCCTGCAGCGTGGCAATCGGCTCCTTGCCATAGGCGCTGTCATGATAGACCAGCGCGATCTTCTTGCCCTTCAGGCTGCCCTTCTCCTGCGCCTGGATGTACTGGATGATGGCGTCCGCCCCCGCCCAGTAGGTCGCCGGCGCGGTGAAGACATAGGGGAAGACCGAGCCTATGGTGGCGTCCGCACGGCCATAGCCCATGGAGAAGACCGGGATCTTATCGGCGGTCGCGCGCTCGATCAGCGCGTAGGTGATGCCCGTCGAATAGGGGTTCACCAGCGAGGCACCGGTCGCCCCCTGCTTCTTCAGGCGCTCATAGCATTCGACGCCGCGGTCGTTGTTGTAGCTGGTCTCGCATTCTTCCCAGCTGATCTTCACGCCGTTCACGCCGCCATCGCGGGCATTGATCAGCTCGAAATAATCGACGAAGCCATTGGCCAGCGGGATGCCGCTCGGCGCGTAGGGGCCCGTGCGATAGACCAGCAGCGGGATGAACTGCTCCGCCTTGGCCACGATCGGCGCCGCCAGCAGCGGGGCCGCAACCACCGCCGCACTGGCGGCGGTCAGAAGCAACTTCCTGATGTTCATGGTTTCACTCCCTGTTCCTTGGTTTTCTCCGTGTTGCCGGAACTCTTGCGGTTCCTTGCCCGAAGCTTTTCTGTCGCTTGCCGCCTGGTCAGTAGGGGAACGGCCAGAGCCGCATTTTCTCCTTCGCGATCTGCCAGAGCCGGGCAAGCCCGTGCGGCTCCACGATCAGGAAGAAGATGATGAGCGCCCCGAAGATCATGAATTCGAGATGCGCGATCATATCGACCGGGATCTGCCACCCAATCAGCCCCGGCACGTTGTTCAGCAGGATCGGCAGCAGCACGATGAAGGCCGCGCCGAGGAAGGACCCCAGGATGCTGCCCAGTCCGCCGATGATGATCATGAACAGCACCTGGAAGGAGCGGTTGATGTCGAAGGCCAGCGCCTCCACCGACCCGGTATAGATGAAGGCCCACATCGCCCCGGCGATGCCGATGAAGAAGGAGGAGATGGCGAAGGCCGACAGCTTGGCCATCAGCGGCCGGATGCCGATGATCTCGGCGGCGATGTCCATGTCGCGGATCGCCATCCAGGACCGGCCGATCTTGCAGCGTGTCAGGTTCTTCGCGATCAGCGCCATCACTGCCACGAAGCCCAGCAGGAACAGGTATTTCGCGACCGGCGAGGCGGAGGCCCCGGTGACATAGAAATCGCCGAACAGCGCGCGCGGCGGTGCCGAGATGACGCCGGACGGGCTGTAATTGTTGAACCAGCCGAACTTGTTGAACATCCAGATCAGGAAGAACTGCGCCGCCAGCGTCGCCACTGCCAGGTAGAACCCCTTGATGCGCAAGGACGGCAGACCGAACAGCACGCCGACCGCCGCCGCCACCCCGCCCGAGAGCAGGAAGACGATCAGGATGTTCAGCTCCGGGAAGGCGGTGGACAGCTTGTAGGCGGCAAAGGCGCCACAGGCCATGAAGCCGCCGGTCCCCAGGCTGAGCTGCCCGGCATAGCCGGTCAGGATGTTCAGCCCGATGGCCGCCAGCGAGAACACCAGGAACGGCACCAGGATCGACAGCAGCCAGTATTCATTGGCCACCACCGGGATGACGAAGAAGGCGACAAACAGCGTCACCAGCATGCCCCAGCGGTCCAGGCGGATCGGGAAGATCGCCTGGTCGGCGGCATAGGAAGTCTTGAATTGTCCGGCCTCGCGGTAAATCACGGCGTCACACCCTCTCGATGATCTTTTCGCCGAACAGGCCCTGCGGCCGGAACAGCAGCACCAGCATGGCCAGCATGTAGGCGAACCAGTCCTCAATGGCGCCGGCCAGGAACGGGCCGATGAACACTTCCGCCAGCTTCTCGCCGGCCCCGATGATCAGGCCGCCGATGATGGCGCCGGGGATCGAGGTGAAGCCGCCCAGGATCAGCACCGGCAACGCCTTCAGCGCGATCAGCGCCAGCGAGAACTGCACCCCCAGCTTGGAGCCCCACATGATGCCGGCGACCAGCGCCACCAGCCCCGCCACCGACCAGACGATGACCCAGATGACGCGCAGCGGAATGCCGACCGACATGGCGGCCTGATGATCGTCGGCGACGGCGCGCAGCGCGCGGCCGATGCGGGTCTTCTGGAAGAACACCGCCAGCACCGCGACCAGCACACCGGCCACCACGGCGGCCACAAGGTCGAAGCTGTTAACCAGAATATCGCCAAAGAACAGCGGCTGGTTGGGGATGCCGATATCCAGCGCATAGACGTCCGAGCCCCACAGCGTCTGGCCGAACCCGTCGATGAAGAAGGTGATGCCGATGGTCGCCATGAACAGGATGATCGGTGGCTGGTTCACCAGCGGTCTCAGCACCGCGCGCTCCACCGCATAGGCCAGCAGGATCATCACAATGATGGCGATCACGATGGCCAGCGGCACCGGCACGCCCATGTTGATGAAGCCGACCAGCGTGAGGGCGGCGAACAGCACCATCGCCCCCTGCGCGAAGTTGAACACGCCGGATGCCTTGAAGATCAGCACGAAGCCCAGCGCCACCAGCGAATACATGACGCCGGACAGCAGCCCGCCGATCAGCACCTCGAAGAAGAACGGCCAGGAAAAGAACATGCCTTGCTACCCCTTCGCGGTCAGTGGCTGACGCCGAGATAGGCGTCGATGACGCGCTGGTTTGCGCGCACCTCGTCGGGCGTGCCGTCGGCGATCTTCACGCCGTAATCCAGCACGACCACGCGGTCGGAAATATCCATCACGACGCCCATGTCATGCTCGATCAGCACGATGGTGGTGCCGAACTCCTGATTCACTTCCAGGATGAAGCGGCACATATCCTCCTTCTCCTCGACATTCATGCCGGCCATCGGCTCGTCGAGCAGCAGGATGTCGGGCTCCATCGCCAGCGCCCGGCCCAGCTCCACGCGTTTCTGCAGGCCATAGGGCAGCCGGCCGACCGGCGTGCGGCGCACCGCCTGGATTTCCAGGAAGTCGATGATCTTCTCGACCGCCTCGCGGTGCTCCAGCTCTTCCTTCTGCGCCGGCCCCCAGTAGAGCGCCTGCCAGAACAGGCCGCGCTTCATCTTCAAGAGCCGCCCGGTCATCAGATTGTCCAGCGTGCTCATGCCCTTGAACAGCGCGATGTTCTGGAAGGTGCGGGCGATGCCGTTCTTGGCGGCGGTGTTCGGGTCCATGGCGCGCAGCGTGCGGCCCTGGAACTCGATGGTGCCCAGCTGCGGCTTGTAGAAGCCGTTGATGACATTCAGCATCGAGGACTTGCCGGCGCCGTTCGGGCCGATGATCGCCAGAATTTCGCCCTTGCGCACCTCAAAGCTGACCTTGTTGATCGCCTTCACGCCTCCGAAGCCCAGCTCGATATCGGTCAGCCGCAGCACCGGCGCGCCGCCGCGCTGGGGTGCCGGGGCCAGGGTCTGGGCCAGTGCCGAATCCGCTTCCGCCATCACTCAGCTCGCCTTCTTCATCGTTGCGGACTCATGCACCCCAT encodes:
- a CDS encoding ABC transporter ATP-binding protein, translated to MTSATAERLDAATEPAGALLSVNNIEVIYDHVILVLKGVSLEVPQGGIVALLGANGAGKSTTLKSISNLLRAERGEVTKGSVHFDGTRIDGLTPDALVRMGVIQVMEGRHCFEHLTVEENLLTGAYTRKEGRQAIADDLELVYHYFPRLKERRTSLAGYTSGGEQQMCAIGRALMSRPKIILLDEPSMGLAPQLVEQIFEIVKQLNEKEGVSFLLAEQNTNVALRYAHFGYILENGRIVLDGAADALRNNEDVKEFYLGLSGAGRKSFRDVKQYRRRKRWLG
- a CDS encoding ABC transporter substrate-binding protein; translated protein: MNIRKLLLTAASAAVVAAPLLAAPIVAKAEQFIPLLVYRTGPYAPSGIPLANGFVDYFELINARDGGVNGVKISWEECETSYNNDRGVECYERLKKQGATGASLVNPYSTGITYALIERATADKIPVFSMGYGRADATIGSVFPYVFTAPATYWAGADAIIQYIQAQEKGSLKGKKIALVYHDSAYGKEPIATLQALGKQEGYSLNLFPVAHPGLEQKATWLQIGRQLRPDWVIMWGWGVMNATAIKEAAAVGFPMEKFIGIWWSGSEADVKPAGAAAKGYKSAQFTGTGTGAPIHAQIREQLYAKNMGIGKDTFGEVLYNRGLVNAAIAVEAIRTAQGKFGNKPLTGEQVQWGFENLNMTQEVIDKLGLTGLMSPIKLSCNDHEGGGAVVIQQWDGKNWNYVSDFINPRREMLTKMYEASAMQYAKEKNITPRDCKM
- a CDS encoding branched-chain amino acid ABC transporter permease, coding for MIYREAGQFKTSYAADQAIFPIRLDRWGMLVTLFVAFFVIPVVANEYWLLSILVPFLVFSLAAIGLNILTGYAGQLSLGTGGFMACGAFAAYKLSTAFPELNILIVFLLSGGVAAAVGVLFGLPSLRIKGFYLAVATLAAQFFLIWMFNKFGWFNNYSPSGVISAPPRALFGDFYVTGASASPVAKYLFLLGFVAVMALIAKNLTRCKIGRSWMAIRDMDIAAEIIGIRPLMAKLSAFAISSFFIGIAGAMWAFIYTGSVEALAFDINRSFQVLFMIIIGGLGSILGSFLGAAFIVLLPILLNNVPGLIGWQIPVDMIAHLEFMIFGALIIFFLIVEPHGLARLWQIAKEKMRLWPFPY
- a CDS encoding branched-chain amino acid ABC transporter permease; this encodes MFFSWPFFFEVLIGGLLSGVMYSLVALGFVLIFKASGVFNFAQGAMVLFAALTLVGFINMGVPVPLAIVIAIIVMILLAYAVERAVLRPLVNQPPIILFMATIGITFFIDGFGQTLWGSDVYALDIGIPNQPLFFGDILVNSFDLVAAVVAGVLVAVLAVFFQKTRIGRALRAVADDHQAAMSVGIPLRVIWVIVWSVAGLVALVAGIMWGSKLGVQFSLALIALKALPVLILGGFTSIPGAIIGGLIIGAGEKLAEVFIGPFLAGAIEDWFAYMLAMLVLLFRPQGLFGEKIIERV
- a CDS encoding ABC transporter ATP-binding protein: MAEADSALAQTLAPAPQRGGAPVLRLTDIELGFGGVKAINKVSFEVRKGEILAIIGPNGAGKSSMLNVINGFYKPQLGTIEFQGRTLRAMDPNTAAKNGIARTFQNIALFKGMSTLDNLMTGRLLKMKRGLFWQALYWGPAQKEELEHREAVEKIIDFLEIQAVRRTPVGRLPYGLQKRVELGRALAMEPDILLLDEPMAGMNVEEKEDMCRFILEVNQEFGTTIVLIEHDMGVVMDISDRVVVLDYGVKIADGTPDEVRANQRVIDAYLGVSH